The DNA sequence ATACTAAATATATTTCACTCTTTTTAGTATATTAAATTTGATTTTAGATACTGTGCACATGATTTTATTACATGACTATTCTGTTCCTATAGGGGTGCGCTTGGTTCCAAACATGAATAGAGACTAAGGCATGATACCTAGTGCAAAGGTAAAATGAATAAACCTTTATCAGTATCTCAAGCCAAAGTCTATATATGCATGCATGCACACATTATCCAACAATTTGTATGAAGCTTCTAAAAAGTgacagaactgattttttttattaccataCAACGTTAAACGGCAGATTCAAAGAGTTTAAACTATtccaaaaacaatataaaaaaaaaacacaaagatccAAAACAATATGTTCCTTTCAaatacactcaaaaaaaaaaaaataataataataatatcatcacAATCAGTCTTCAGGTCTGCAACAGTCAAATGTGGTTACCGATATCTTAAATCCCACAGTACCACCATGGGATAACGTAGTCCCGCTATGCAACCTGATGAACCCATCTCCACACAGCAGAAAACTGAGGTCGACTTGTTTTACAGTCAAATCCACATTTGATAACCACAAAGCTGCTCTCTATCCACACATCCAGACTTTATGAATAAAATATAATCTTACACCTTTTTTGAGCTCATATCAGTCCATGCCAAGAAATCTGAGCAAACCTGCTTCTCACAACCCTGCCCTAACCTTTGTATTAAAGTGCAAACATGCATCTTTGAGATAAAAAgtgaaattatacaaaaataaaattccCCCACCCTAAATATTAGGTTCCTCAGTTTATAAAAGTCACTGTGGAACAATGAAATGGCCAATTTTTGCACATCACACCCATAAAGTGAATACGTGCTCAAGGAAATAATACGAGAAGGCGTTTGCAGCAGAAGCAGCTTAAGAAAATTCAAGTTACAGAAAGCAGTCAGGACATTATTGTTCTAGCAGCATCTGGAAAAATAAGCAGAAGTCCCTTTTCTATCTACTGCACACTAGAATGACAGTCACACTGGAGCATTTGAAGACACGGACAGGCTTTTCAATACAGCAGTGCAAAGAGAAATGGTGTCATGCACAGTGCAGTTATCCAAATCCAACTAGATACCAATTAAGGATGAATTATCATAGCTTGATATTGGGTAAACGCACTTTACTTCTCGGTAAATGGACTTTATTAACCCCTTCTCAATGCCTCAAGACCATGAGGGGGTTAACCTAGGATGCAGCCATGACACTAGAGACATTTTAGCATGTTGCACAACTAAGAGTAGACAGTCTGATGAAAGTTCAGAACAAATGTATACATGACAACCAGAGCCCACGAAAGACATTTAGATCTATGTACACATCAAACAAAGAAAAGCACCAAACCTAAATATATAAAACACCAGATGTAGCATAGACCACAGTGTAAACATTACACCAATTTTGTGGTGACAGACTGGTACGTATACTCTAAAACTCAGCTTCAGGACTTGATACCTTGAAGAAACAAAAAGATGTACGGGGAACATTGGAAGGTAGAATGTTATCTTCCCCTGTAAGTTATCTACATTTATATGGGTTTTTTTTGCCGTTTTGGTTAACACTTtctaaaacaatataataaaatgaacTGTACTAAGtctacaaaaaataacaaaaaggtaataaaaaaacaaaaagtaaaaattaggATTTGGCGGCATACAATCAGCTCCAGCTGTGCACCCCGCTGCTGAAATGACCGGAGGCTTCTTCATTTCCTATGAGATGTAGCAAACTCGCTTTGGTGTCTCTCCATTTCTAAGTTTGATTTCAGTTTGTTCAGACATACAAGCAGCTGCAGGCTCAAACATTCGAGTCCAGTGAGAAGGAGAGTGAAAGTATGTGTCCAACATGGAAAATGGAATGCAGCGGAAGGGGAATCAGATGTTCACTTGATTGTTGTTTTGTCCTTTAAGAACTGTCAGTGCTCCTCCGGAGGATTCACACCCTGCAATATAGAAAATATAGGCATGTTGTTAAACATGGTGGTAAACCAAAAGATGCTAAATATGAGGAACATGCGGGTGATACATGAAGGCTTATGGCACAGCAAcaggcaaacacacacacacacacacacacacacacacactacaagtaGCTAAAATACTAATTACTAAAACCAAATCATTGCTGGGAAATGATATGACCCAAGTAAAGGGATTCTTTATCATTCCAAACAAGAACAGGATGAAACAAATAGTGGACCCAAAATCAGAAACTAAATTAAGGTCTACCTGCGTCCCCATACGCCTGTGTTCCATAAAGGTGAAACAGCACCACATAAAAACCACATCCCCCCGGTCAAAGCGCTACAAAAAACACAGTCAGCATAGAAAGACAGGTTgatccaaagctgaagttctgaCTTTAGGTCTATTTTTGCAAAAATTGtgacaagtgcaaaaaatacaCTGTACAAAATGTTTTAACCAGGGTTAGCAAAGGTCAATTCAGTAGCcaatatctggggggggggggggggggggggcgcatcctGATACCAGGGGGCTTATGTGACTTGGgtttacctattttttttattacaacctAGCAATTACATGAACCTACAGGACTAGAAAAATACATAATCATCCAAAAAAAATCATAAGGCGGCTACGTAACACATTGACGGCACTTTATACTGTCATAACAGATTTTCCTGTTGCCATTAATATGAAGATTGCAAACAtaacaaaaccagaaaaaaaaaaagaaagttacacCTCCTAAAGTACCATCTagccacatatacatacacactaaaattacaattatataaaatcacacacacacacacgtgacccTAGATTTCTTAATTCATATTTATCTGCACATCATTTCTTGGCAAATGAACCTGTGTAAAACAACCTCTGATGTGAACTGCACTGGAGGTAACACAAAGCATGCCAACCGTACATATAACATGGTGATGACTGAAGTGGAAAACCCATACACCTGCGAATGGGCACAATCTGCCATCCTTCATCATggagacagagggaggggggcacaggaggaGTGACTGGCATGCACCTAAACAATTACCTTTGGAATAAAAACAAGGCACTGATGTAATGGACAATTGATAGCCTTTAAAAGGAGGGGAAGAGAAGTGAAATTTAATTCAGTGGGTGTGCCTTCACCCAAACAGCTGTCCATGTATCATCAGTGGACTACATTAACTCTTTGTACAGACATTAGACATACACCTGGTGGCACCTATTCTACACAGAGCCCAACATATACCACCAATCAATGATGGAGACAACATAGACATGTATCAACATTCCACTGGTTGTATGCACTTTTCTTAACAGCAAGACAGCAAAACAATGCAATGTTGAGCTGGTTCCACCAACTAGCTGCCAAAGCTCAAGCTATAGCGAGTGCTACCAAATGGGTTCAAAAGGTAAAAGGTGCTCCAGAAGCCTTGCATTTCATTTTACATAATCAGATTCTTTTTTATCAAATAGGGATCTATACAGAATGAGCAACAGTAGTTTTTCATTTGCCAAAAAAAAGCAGAGAACCCTTCCAGGTTATGGAAGTTACTGTGCCCCGTCACACAGTGACTTCGGCGCTGAGTCATGAAAATGGTTTCAAATAAAATGAGCACAACATTGGAACTGATGCTCTTAGCATTCTTTCAtttttctgcaaaaaaacaaaaaacaccccacGCGCAACAGCTCCCTGCCTATTTTCTTTTCATGAACCAGCTGCTGAATTTTATATGGCTCACAAGACATTTGCAAGGCGTTATAAGAAAGCAAGTTAGTAAGGACTTAATTGTATGTTCAACACTTTAGTCTTAGCCATTAAAGCACAAAACAGAAGTGAAGGCAGAAATACTTACAGACAAGCCTTTCCTAGCAAAGACTGTAAGGTAAAAGAAAGCAGGGTAAGTGCAGATCAGAGGATAGAAGTAGGAATCAACTGAAATTAATTACAGCAGATTAACTGGAAAGAGAAATTATGTGAACAGATAGAACAGCAAGTCCAGAGAGTTTTCTATACATTCCCTGGGACTTGTGAAAATCAGTACAGCAAAACATAGCGAGCAAAAGAAAGGCCTGCTATTCACAATTGTAGACTTCCATTCTCAAATCACTTATAAAATAGGTACCAAAAGGAAACCAGTCCTAGAATGCACTGACCTGTGTAGCCTGTACAGTAGGAGGCTCCTGAGCTGAACAACCAGAAATAGAGCAAAGATCATCAAAACTATTGATTCGTGCTTTCTTGGTTGGTTCAGGACTGGTGAAAGGAGTAACACTATTGCGTCTCATCAGCGGGGCATGGGCGTTCTTGCTCTCCTGTACAAATGAAAGTGACAACATGGTGAATAAGTATTCTTATAtctgaaatagaaaataaaattttttCATGGCTTCATATTTTTCCCCAAAACAGATATCTCTGAACGCTTAATTTCTTGAGATAATTGGTTCAGCCAAGTGTTACATTTTAAGCTATATAACAAGATCAAGTTACCACACacagaccaagaaaaaaaaaaaaaaataggagagggAGATCCAGTTCCTTGGGATTTGAACAAAGTCACACTAATCTGTCACTGTCCGGTATTGTCAATGAAAATTCTGTCCCATCTATTATTACATGCTCCAAAGGCAAACACTACCCCGATACAAAAATGGGGACACGTTTCAGTCTTGGTAGACTGGTATGCCTTGTTATTTCAGCCTTCGTATGACTAAATCCTACCTAGGCTGAAACACAATCAACACTTTTGTAGTGTATTCCTCTGGAGTAtgtaataaagaagattttattgagCATAGCATGAAGttgtggatctttttttttttttttaaatttatactcTGCAAATATAAATGCCTGCCCAAATGTTCATGGACAACTAGACCAACATAGAGTTGCCTATACaggctgaatgggggggggggggggggggggggtttacagacACCCAAATGCCTAtataagcagatttttttttacacccaCTCTGCATGGACCCAAAATTGGTTTGATTTTTCATCAGTACCCAATaagaaaattgtccaaaaaaaaaaaaaaatcatgacttaCTTCTGGTCTTTCAAAATGAGTGTTGACTGCATCCACACTGAATGTGACTGGCTCCACATGGCAGCCTAAAGAAACGAAACAGCTGTGAGATAGATGCAAGTTTGTGCATCCTATCAGTTCTGGAAGTGACCCGAGTAGTGGCTTATTGTATACACGCAAGTTTGGATCTTTTAGTTTACAAATAGTCTATTACAAATGGCAAAACTTACAAAGAAACTATATTTACAACTAAATTGATAAAAACACACAACACTTACCATAGGCATATGGAGTGAGTTTAAGCAGTGTATGCAGCGGACATTCCAGATACGGCATTTCCTCtgcggaaaacaaaaaaaaaaaaaaaaaaaaaaacatttttaaaatgcaaaatattttttaacggaaaaaataaataatgtggtaACTGCAAAGCGTACTTCAGTGACACTTTAGAGTCCgactttgataagacttttacactctctggcattgaaGTTGTGTCAAAGTCGGAATCAAAAGTAGTGcgggaaccttttctgaagtcgcagcgacttcagtagtgtcaattggaacggctctcatagagatacatgtcatttcacatgtcctgcgacttggggtctcacaaatcGAATCCTAAGTCGCACAAGCGTGAAAGCAGCCAAATATAGTGTTTAATTTTATTACAGATAAAAATATATGCTCTTTTACCTGCAGATTTATCCAGAAAATAAGACAGAAGGCATCTCATAATAGCCTGATGACAAATAACTAGGATATTTCCCTGTCGCTCGAGTTCCATTATAACAGGTTCCAGGCGCTGGACAAGATCTTGATAagactaaaataaagtaaaaaaccaTCAGTACTGTATTGTGATTCTTTTATGCATCTCCGAAATCAGCaaaatatctatacacacacacacacacacacacaaaagccaCTCACCTCCCCTGATGGGTAGCGATAATAGTATTTATCTTGTGCACGTAGTGCATATTCCTCAGGAAACTGTTCTTTGATTTCATCATAGGTCTTATCTTCACACACGCCCTGTAAAGAGGATTAAATTCATCATTTACAAAAGGAAACCATAAAAATGATGAATCACACTATCCAACTCAAGCGTgtgccttgacaaaaaaaaaaaaaaaaaaaaaaaaagggtacgtAACTAACTTAAAGATACCATGACAAACCAAAGCTGGAGGAGTTACCACAAATCACTAAAGATGCAGAGGGATCACATATCAAAATGTCTGAAAGTAGAATGCCCAGTGCTGTCACATTGCAAATCAGATTTTATTCGACAGCGTCAATTAAAGAGTTGGAAGACAAAGTCAGCGCCTCCAAAAAGAttataataatagtgtagcgctactaaaaagtgaaaataaatcacaaaaaaatagaaaataaataacacatctaaaaagaaaccaaaaaacaatataaattggctatgctgaacataacccagtgggggtgtgagaaagaatgtccacagaaaatcttaaatggtatattcctctggtgagagtaatcccaatcgtgagataataagcgtaaggcttgtctgtagtcaacaacagcggaactcaagatataaatgggtactcttaccagctgtgatggaccccaaatgccatacgacagagggatcagacaggcttgggatcttatattatgtatatcagatgtcgctcagatactggacacagatggaagaacccgttcaaggtggtatcctcagctcctggaccgtgacggctccaagtactcccctgttGAATAGCCGTCTTCAATGATGTTCCGTGAGGGCTCCAGGGAACgatcatgtaaagcagaaggaaggaggactcctccaatggtgcaggtcaaaaaccaatgaggtttattaagaataaaagttcagatggtaaacaccaatcaataaaagtgatcgCAGGAACAGTTGAagatcccttatgccccgtacacatggtcggattttccgacggaaaatgtgtgataggaccttgttgtcggaaattccgaccgtgtgtaggctccatcacacattttccatcggattttccgacacacaaagtttgagagcaggctataaaattttccgacaacaaaattcattgttggaatttccgactgtgtgtacacaaatccgacgcacaaagtgccacgcatgctcacaataatgaaagctattggctactgccccgtttatagtcccgacgtacgtgttttacgtcacctcattcagaatgatcggattttccgacaactttgtgtgaccgtgtgtatgcaagacaagtttgagccaacatccgtcggaaaaaatcctaggattttgttgtcggaatgtccgatcaatgtccgaccgtgtgtacggggcattagtctcgaaaccggtcgggctagcatttcttgtatcccacattgcttttatttaatttttacctgttcctgtgagcacttttattgattggtgtttaccatctgaacttttattcttaatTAACCTAATTGGTTGTTGACcagcaccattggagtccttcgacttccttctgctttacatgatcattccctggagccctcacggaacatcgttgaagacggctattcaacaggggagtacttggagccttcacggtccaggagctgaggataccaccttgaacgggttcttccatctgtgtccagtatctgagcaacatctgatatacataatctaagatcccaagcctgtctgatccctctgtcgtatggcatttggggtccatcacagctggtaagagtacccatttataccttgagttccgctgttgttgactacagacaagccttacactgattatctcacgattgggattactctcaccagaggaatataccatttaagattttctgtggacattctttctcacacccccactgggttatattcagcatagccaatttatattgttttttggtttctttttagatgtgttgttttctattttttgtgatttattttcactttttagtagtgctacactattattatattatccactttggtgtccgtttatgaagcagtgaaatctattcactgcttcgttctccggcattcacagtgaagatttttctcctctgtgtgcctgtttatgaagctttgtagatcgcttcaccttcggaggagtgaagagatctacaaatgcttcaaacagtggagaacggcccctgatactggaatcttgtgagactttacgagattacagcaccagaaatacagagatgtcagtttattaagcggtgataaattatcaccgctcaatacacggacgattaatgttaataaaataatgagtccccctacattatatacacacacacacacattatatatacacatgtatatacacacacacttttttttatatatatatatatatatatatatatatatatatatatatatatatatatatatatatatatatatatatatatatatatatatatatacacacacacacacacacacacattatatgtatatatgtatatgtatgtatacacataaatatgacagggggacatggttacagtgttggggggtctgaacgaggcataaggaagttaaaaatcttcctccttccccctcagatccccccagatttcctcttcactccccgattccccacctctgagctggtgaacctgggagtgtgaattctgactcagatcgccagtgaagcggtgagatcaccgcttcataaactggccgttactggcattcaatgaggattctcagcgtgtagagataatcggcgggagaacaagttcaaacatgttctcccccgattatctctgtttcataaactgtttatggactgtgatcagcggtgatcctcgggatcaccgctgatcactgcttcataaaacgGACACCTTagaactttgtatgtttgagtgttagcatcttgtgttctaatttagcgcagtctttttccccACCTCCAGCTCCTCCAAAAAGCAAAGGGCAACAACTTTCAGAGATTTGAGACTGCTTAATAAATGCATTTCGATGGACAAAACAAAAGCCTATATTGGGTGTTGTATAAGAAAGCGTTTGTTAATCCAAAATGAtaaattactgccagcccctctattatagtcaAGCACAGCACACTGTATATGTCTTTTAGAAAAAAACGAGGCATGTGAATACCTTTTTAGAgcaatcttcaggccggtcacgtgactcacggACACTTTACATctgatacatggcttctgcaggagaggccaagatctccctctgatgtcagctggggtgatcacatggccgctcagaaCCTCCCACAGAAGCCATGTACTGGAGATGTAAAGCAGCCGTGaatcacgtgactggcctgaagatagctctaaaaaaataaataaataaaataaaagtgtatttACATGcctcaattaaataaaaaaaaaaaaaaaagaagtgtggtatgcctgcctaaAATAGAGGGGATGGCAGTGACcaatgtaaatttttgatttataATAATAGCAGGGGTGGTGACACACAGAACAGGAGCTAAcaggcaggggggagggggagaggagagctgcggatgacagagggacGTAcattgaccacggtgatcagggctcagcagcccccCGATTATCATGGTCAGCACAGAGAAGGGGACACAGGAAATAGTAGGACCAGACatgtttttacagtttagagaggggcactgtgctgtttaatctgctttaagggaccaggatctgtaattttttttttttttggagttaaacactttaagcataaaaaataaaaaaacccacataaCTTACAGAAAGATCTGCATTACAAGAATTTAGCAACTTGACCTTTCATATGGTTGAACAAAACCCAATGCCCATCCAGTGTAACTGCGATAGGTGCAGAATGAACAGAGCTGTATATGTAACTGCTGTGTCATGTTTACAATTCTTAGGGGAGGCATTTGTAAAGAATTCAAATGGTCTACTTACTGAATCCAGTTCATTTAAAGCCTTCCACTGCTCATAAGGCACTTTTAGAGCTTCTGCAGTCTGGATGGTTCTCTTGAGTTGACTGGTCCACACTTTAAGCTCCTTTAGGTTCTGTTCCTCAATATATTTCTTGAGGGCAATGGAAAACTAAGACGAAATAAATAATATTACAACCATCAGTTATGCATTTTAATGTAGTTCACAATTTTATTAGAAATGGATAGCTCCAATATTTACCTTTTTGCCTCGCTGGGACAACCCAGAGTCCCCACCAATTTTCCCTTTGATGTTGCTCTCACTTTCACCGGCTCGGCACAAATAGATGCAGCGAGGCTGGACGTGAATGTTCATTAGATAATATACAATCTTGCTCTGGATATGATCCTGAACTTTGTTTGCCAAAAATCTTCGGCCAACATCAATGACAATGATCATAGAGAGATCCCTGccagagaaaacaaacaaacaaattaaCCCTACTGGGTCATTCAGCATTACAAAactaagaggttgatttactaaaactggagagtgcaacacctGGGGCGGCAGTGTATGGAAACCAGTCAGATTGCAGGactgttttgtcaaagcttaattgaagaagtagaatttagaagccgattggctaccatgcccagctgcatcagattttgcactctccagttgtgtGTATTGCCTACAGCAACTCAGAATCAGTCTAGCACTACTCTGGCTTCAATATAGTGGATACTGACTAGCCGCTATGGGCTGAAGCACTCACATTATTGTTTAATTAATCCAAGTCCATTTTCTTTATtgggaagtatttttttttttttttttttttttttagttcatatgATGTTCCTACAATCAAAGTGGTAAATGCATATTTGAAGTCGCTCTTCTAAATCAGTGTGGCAAATGCAATGAAGAAGGGATCTTCTACACGGTTTATAGGTGAAGCAGGCAGGATTCAGGCCTTACCTGTCATGATCATCTGGATCAAGAGGCTCATACATGTTCTTGTAGCAGTTTATTCTCTTCATAAAGTCATCCAGTGCTTCTTTTGATGAACATCCTTTGTAGTCTGGGCTGGACAGTTTAACATCCTACAATTGTAACAAAGGATTACAATTACAATAATCCCCAACACGCTTTAATAGGGCATCTAAGGAAACTGCTAACCATCAGACAATATTAATTTGATACTTACCAAAACATTGCTGGCAACAACTGATGGATCATCGCAGACAGATTCAATAAAGAACACCTGAAAAATAAAATGCAAACTTACTTGCGTGGCAATTTactaagttttatttattttttttaatgacagaaCAGACTGTCACAGTTGCTTCCCCCTGCCTTTTAGCACATTTTTCTATTATTGTACACCAAGCCACGCACGCGCAGCACAGAGTactgtcttgccacaattctgtataGGGACGAAATTACTCCTGTGCACACGATTGGATTATACAAGTCATCCAGACCTAGCCAATCAAGAGGCCAATGACTCAGAACCCAGAATAAGACAGGTAGAAAATTGAGGTGACTGAGGGAAGCATTGGAAGGAGTCACTTTGCTAGGCAAGTCTGCCTTAATGTACAATGATGCTGTGCAAACCAGGGTCCAAAATGCTTAATCTAGTCTGGAGGTTTACTTTAgcaatttaaagtgtatctattggaatttttttttttttttttttaaagggttaaaatctatctcaattttttattgtcctggtgaccattatcatgCAGACAGCAGGTGTTGTGATAGCCAGAATTTTAGAGTTGGAATCAGAACAGGAGCAGTGggaaaatatataaataccagttGTGGTAACATCGGATTTAGAGGGAAATCTCCCCACCCTCCCAACTTCCTGTTGTGTGTTTAGAACAGGAAGAAGTGAAAAACCCCACAAAacagaacacagacagcaaaacagaaAACTTGACATCAACTATTGCCTACCCTATCAACACATAACTcagtcccccctaatacttacctaagcctgatctcgatcctCTCCCAGGTCTCCTCCTAGTaactggctgagatgcagcagcgggagccaatgctgtcaatcacagccagcgagggaGTTTAACAGCGTTCTCCATTTCTTGCGCTCACAGAGATCCAGAACTGGGCAAAGGGGAGGAGTCCAGAGCACCAGGAAGGGGGCCCgataagaggaggatcagggctgctgtgtacagtggttttgcacaaagcaggtaagtatgacatgtttgttgatatgatataataataaataataataaacaattctTTACAATGTCTAAAAACAAAATTCATCAATAGCCCACTACTAGCAAGCATTAACAGAATTACCATGATCCATTTCCATCAACTAACCTTAAAGTCATTCTCTTTGGCAAAATCAACAATCAGTGATCTTCTCTCTCTGGTTGTATTTGTGGCATCAAAGACCTGGAACACACACAGACCAATTTAGTTATGTGCCATTTAAAACAGCTACACAGAGGGAAAGAATGAAGAGAACCAGAACTTACAGCAATCTGTCCACCTTCCTCTTTCAGGTAGGATTTCACATCTTCTAAAGCAGCTAAGGCACAATGTctggtcaaagaaaaaaaaaaattataataataaataaataaaaagaaagaacaaaaaaggaaCAAGTAACACTGCCTAGGGACAATCTCTTAACATAGTCTGACAGAATGACATTATTGGGGCCTGAAGCAGGTAGGAAGGTTTtttctcagtctctcatactgtaTACACATCTTAACCTAGCAACAGCAGTATGCAGGACTGATCTGGATAAGTGCgactttttttttgcagggggggggggggataggccaCAGAGGGACTGTA is a window from the Aquarana catesbeiana isolate 2022-GZ linkage group LG03, ASM4218655v1, whole genome shotgun sequence genome containing:
- the PFKFB3 gene encoding 6-phosphofructo-2-kinase/fructose-2,6-bisphosphatase 3 isoform X3 gives rise to the protein MQHTARCRHCDVRNRHTERAAGSQCPTIYVTVRCGMDDRERGDPGLDLGDGELRVVTSAVQRVLILKPILIGGGDGDGGINAMHGSAVGGPQLANSPTVIVMVGLPARGKTYISKKLTRYLNWSGVPTKVFNVGEYRREAVREFSSYDFFRSDNQEAMNIRRHCALAALEDVKSYLKEEGGQIAVFDATNTTRERRSLIVDFAKENDFKVFFIESVCDDPSVVASNVLDVKLSSPDYKGCSSKEALDDFMKRINCYKNMYEPLDPDDHDRDLSMIIVIDVGRRFLANKVQDHIQSKIVYYLMNIHVQPRCIYLCRAGESESNIKGKIGGDSGLSQRGKKFSIALKKYIEEQNLKELKVWTSQLKRTIQTAEALKVPYEQWKALNELDSGVCEDKTYDEIKEQFPEEYALRAQDKYYYRYPSGESYQDLVQRLEPVIMELERQGNILVICHQAIMRCLLSYFLDKSAEEMPYLECPLHTLLKLTPYAYGCHVEPVTFSVDAVNTHFERPEESKNAHAPLMRRNSVTPFTSPEPTKKARINSFDDLCSISGCSAQEPPTVQATQGVNPPEEH
- the PFKFB3 gene encoding 6-phosphofructo-2-kinase/fructose-2,6-bisphosphatase 3 isoform X2, encoding MQHTARCRHCDVRNRHTERAAGSQCPTIYVTVRCGMDDRERGDPGLDLGDGELRVVTSAVQRVLILKPILIGGGDGDGGINAMHGSAVGGPQLANSPTVIVMVGLPARGKTYISKKLTRYLNWSGVPTKVFNVGEYRREAVREFSSYDFFRSDNQEAMNIRRHCALAALEDVKSYLKEEGGQIAVFDATNTTRERRSLIVDFAKENDFKVFFIESVCDDPSVVASNVLDVKLSSPDYKGCSSKEALDDFMKRINCYKNMYEPLDPDDHDRDLSMIIVIDVGRRFLANKVQDHIQSKIVYYLMNIHVQPRCIYLCRAGESESNIKGKIGGDSGLSQRGKKFSIALKKYIEEQNLKELKVWTSQLKRTIQTAEALKVPYEQWKALNELDSGVCEDKTYDEIKEQFPEEYALRAQDKYYYRYPSGESYQDLVQRLEPVIMELERQGNILVICHQAIMRCLLSYFLDKSAEEMPYLECPLHTLLKLTPYAYGCHVEPVTFSVDAVNTHFERPEESKNAHAPLMRRNSVTPFTSPEPTKKARINSFDDLCSISGCSAQEPPTVQATQSLLGKACLV
- the PFKFB3 gene encoding 6-phosphofructo-2-kinase/fructose-2,6-bisphosphatase 3 isoform X4, which translates into the protein MPMELMQNRMKKIWLPKGEEPTMTINVGGPQLANSPTVIVMVGLPARGKTYISKKLTRYLNWSGVPTKVFNVGEYRREAVREFSSYDFFRSDNQEAMNIRRHCALAALEDVKSYLKEEGGQIAVFDATNTTRERRSLIVDFAKENDFKVFFIESVCDDPSVVASNVLDVKLSSPDYKGCSSKEALDDFMKRINCYKNMYEPLDPDDHDRDLSMIIVIDVGRRFLANKVQDHIQSKIVYYLMNIHVQPRCIYLCRAGESESNIKGKIGGDSGLSQRGKKFSIALKKYIEEQNLKELKVWTSQLKRTIQTAEALKVPYEQWKALNELDSGVCEDKTYDEIKEQFPEEYALRAQDKYYYRYPSGESYQDLVQRLEPVIMELERQGNILVICHQAIMRCLLSYFLDKSAEEMPYLECPLHTLLKLTPYAYGCHVEPVTFSVDAVNTHFERPEESKNAHAPLMRRNSVTPFTSPEPTKKARINSFDDLCSISGCSAQEPPTVQATQSLLGKACLLSIVHYISALFLFQR
- the PFKFB3 gene encoding 6-phosphofructo-2-kinase/fructose-2,6-bisphosphatase 3 isoform X1, whose translation is MQHTARCRHCDVRNRHTERAAGSQCPTIYVTVRCGMDDRERGDPGLDLGDGELRVVTSAVQRVLILKPILIGGGDGDGGINAMHGSAVGGPQLANSPTVIVMVGLPARGKTYISKKLTRYLNWSGVPTKVFNVGEYRREAVREFSSYDFFRSDNQEAMNIRRHCALAALEDVKSYLKEEGGQIAVFDATNTTRERRSLIVDFAKENDFKVFFIESVCDDPSVVASNVLDVKLSSPDYKGCSSKEALDDFMKRINCYKNMYEPLDPDDHDRDLSMIIVIDVGRRFLANKVQDHIQSKIVYYLMNIHVQPRCIYLCRAGESESNIKGKIGGDSGLSQRGKKFSIALKKYIEEQNLKELKVWTSQLKRTIQTAEALKVPYEQWKALNELDSGVCEDKTYDEIKEQFPEEYALRAQDKYYYRYPSGESYQDLVQRLEPVIMELERQGNILVICHQAIMRCLLSYFLDKSAEEMPYLECPLHTLLKLTPYAYGCHVEPVTFSVDAVNTHFERPEESKNAHAPLMRRNSVTPFTSPEPTKKARINSFDDLCSISGCSAQEPPTVQATQSLLGKACLLSIVHYISALFLFQR